The proteins below are encoded in one region of Hordeum vulgare subsp. vulgare chromosome 3H, MorexV3_pseudomolecules_assembly, whole genome shotgun sequence:
- the LOC123444336 gene encoding serine/threonine protein kinase OSK1-like isoform X1 codes for MEAGGKDGNPLKNYRIGKTLGIGSFGKVKIAEHIKTGHKVAIKILNRRKIKNMDMEEKVKREIKILRLFMHPHIIRLYEVIEAPADIYVVMEYVKSGELFDYIVEKGRLQEQEARRFFQQIISGVQYCHRNMVVHRDLKPENLLLDNNCDVKIADFGLSNVMRDGHFLKTSCGSPNYAAPEVISGKLYAGPEVDVWSCGVILYALLCGTLPFDDENIPNLFKKIKGGIYTLPSHLSGPARDLIPRMLVVDPMKRITIQEIREHPWFEAQLPRYLAVPPPDTAQQVKKIDEESLGKVISLGFDKNLLVESIHNRLQNEATVAYYLFLDNKNRTTTGYLGAEYQEAMIIDFY; via the exons ATGGAGGCAGGCGGCAAAGATGGCAACCCTTTGAAGAATTACCGTATTGGGAAGACCCTGGGGATTGGTTCCTTCGGGAAGGTCAAGATTGCTGAGCATATCAAAACTGGCCACAAGGTGGCCATCAAGATCCTTAACCGCCGGAAAATAAAAAACATGGATATGGAAGAGAAAG TGAAAAGAGAGATCAAGATATTAAGATTATTCATGCACCCGCATATCATCCGCCTTTATGAAGTGATAGAGGCACCAGCTGATATTTATGTGGTTATGGAGTATGTTAAGTCTGGTGAATTGTTTGATTACATTGTTGAGAAAGGTAGGCTACAAGAGCAAGAGGCCCGCCGTTTCTTTCAACAG ATCATATCTGGTGTTCAATATTGCCACAGAAACATGGTGGTGCACCGCGATCTAAAGCCAGAGAACCTTCTTCTGGATAATAATTGTGATGTTAAGATTGCGGATTTTGGCTTAAGTAATGTTATGCGTGATGGCCACTTTCTTAAGACAAGTTGTGGTAGCCCAAATTATGCAGCTCCCGAG GTTATATCTGGAAAACTGTACGCTGGGCCTGAAGTTGATGTATGGAGCTGTGGTGTTATTCTTTATGCTCTTCTATGTGGTACTCTTCCATTTGATGACGAGAACATACCCAACCTTTTTAAGAAAATAAAG GGTGGAATATATACACTTCCGAGCCATTTATCAGGCCCAGCAAGGGATTTGATTCCGAGGATGCTAGTTGTTGATCCTATGAAAAGGATAACCATTCAGGAAATACGCGAGCATCCATGGTTTGAAGCTCAACTTCCACGATACTTAGCAGTGCCTCCACCAGATACCGCACAACAAGTTAAAAAG ATTGATGAAGAATCTCTTGGTAAAGTCATCAGTCTGGGATTTGACAAAAACCTGTTGGTTGAATCAATTCATAATAGATTGCAAAATGAG GCAACAGTTGCATATTATTTATTTTTGGATAATAAGAATCGCACAACAACTGGCTATCTCGGAGCTGAATATCAAGAAGCTATG ATTATTGATTTCTATTAA
- the LOC123444336 gene encoding serine/threonine protein kinase OSK1-like isoform X2, protein MEAGGKDGNPLKNYRIGKTLGIGSFGKVKIAEHIKTGHKVAIKILNRRKIKNMDMEEKVKREIKILRLFMHPHIIRLYEVIEAPADIYVVMEYVKSGELFDYIVEKGRLQEQEARRFFQQIISGVQYCHRNMVVHRDLKPENLLLDNNCDVKIADFGLSNVMRDGHFLKTSCGSPNYAAPEVISGKLYAGPEVDVWSCGVILYALLCGTLPFDDENIPNLFKKIKGGIYTLPSHLSGPARDLIPRMLVVDPMKRITIQEIREHPWFEAQLPRYLAVPPPDTAQQVKKIDEESLGKVISLGFDKNLLVESIHNRLQNEATVAYYLFLDNKNRTTTGYLGAEYQEAMESSFSPITPSETQSPAHGNRQQPYMESPVGLRPHFPADRKWSLGLQSRAHPREVMTEVLKALQELNVYWKKIGHYNMKCRWSPGFPGQDNMNHTNYNFIAEPIETDDVGDKLNLIKFELQLYKTKDEKYLLDLQRASGPHLLFLDLCAAFLAQLRVL, encoded by the exons ATGGAGGCAGGCGGCAAAGATGGCAACCCTTTGAAGAATTACCGTATTGGGAAGACCCTGGGGATTGGTTCCTTCGGGAAGGTCAAGATTGCTGAGCATATCAAAACTGGCCACAAGGTGGCCATCAAGATCCTTAACCGCCGGAAAATAAAAAACATGGATATGGAAGAGAAAG TGAAAAGAGAGATCAAGATATTAAGATTATTCATGCACCCGCATATCATCCGCCTTTATGAAGTGATAGAGGCACCAGCTGATATTTATGTGGTTATGGAGTATGTTAAGTCTGGTGAATTGTTTGATTACATTGTTGAGAAAGGTAGGCTACAAGAGCAAGAGGCCCGCCGTTTCTTTCAACAG ATCATATCTGGTGTTCAATATTGCCACAGAAACATGGTGGTGCACCGCGATCTAAAGCCAGAGAACCTTCTTCTGGATAATAATTGTGATGTTAAGATTGCGGATTTTGGCTTAAGTAATGTTATGCGTGATGGCCACTTTCTTAAGACAAGTTGTGGTAGCCCAAATTATGCAGCTCCCGAG GTTATATCTGGAAAACTGTACGCTGGGCCTGAAGTTGATGTATGGAGCTGTGGTGTTATTCTTTATGCTCTTCTATGTGGTACTCTTCCATTTGATGACGAGAACATACCCAACCTTTTTAAGAAAATAAAG GGTGGAATATATACACTTCCGAGCCATTTATCAGGCCCAGCAAGGGATTTGATTCCGAGGATGCTAGTTGTTGATCCTATGAAAAGGATAACCATTCAGGAAATACGCGAGCATCCATGGTTTGAAGCTCAACTTCCACGATACTTAGCAGTGCCTCCACCAGATACCGCACAACAAGTTAAAAAG ATTGATGAAGAATCTCTTGGTAAAGTCATCAGTCTGGGATTTGACAAAAACCTGTTGGTTGAATCAATTCATAATAGATTGCAAAATGAG GCAACAGTTGCATATTATTTATTTTTGGATAATAAGAATCGCACAACAACTGGCTATCTCGGAGCTGAATATCAAGAAGCTATG GAATCTTCATTCTCACCCATTACTCCAAGTGAAACACAAAGTCCAGCACATGGAAATCGGCAACAACCATATATGGAATCTCCAGTTGGCTTGAGGCCACATTTTCCAGCCGATAGGAAATGGTCTCTTGGGCTTCAG TCTCGAGCACATCCAAGAGAAGTTATGACTGAAGTGCTCAAGGCTCTGCAAGAACTGAATGTATACTGGAAAAAAATTGGACACTATAACATGAAATGTAGATGGAGTCCTGGCTTTCCTGGTCAGGACAATATGAATCATACCAATTATAACTTTATTGCAGAGCCTATTGAAACCGATGACGTGGGTGACAAGTTAAATCTAATTAAGTTCGAACTTCAG CTTTACAAAACAAAGGACGAGAAATACCTTCTGGATTTGCAAAGGGCCAGCGGGCCGCATCTCCTCTTTCTTGATCTATGTGCCGCCTTCCTAGCGCAGCTGAGAGTCCTCTGA
- the LOC123440198 gene encoding uncharacterized protein LOC123440198 — MARARSAALVLLALLLVCSGAAPVAAAAAGKGKGKAAAGSGRAEAGCRDLATRGKCLAIGGGGRCRWCRSEALDDMCFGAAEAWRLPKQVFSCDQPAGAAHARR, encoded by the coding sequence ATGGCCAGGGCCAGATCCGCGGCGCTGGTGCTGCTCGCGCTGCTCCTGGTCTGCTCGGGGGCTGCGCCGGTAGCCGCCGCTGCGGCGGGCAAAGGCAAGGGCAAGGCTGCTGCCGGGTCTGGGAGGGCAGAGGCGGGGTGCCGGGATCTGGCCACGCGCGGCAAGTGCTTGGCGATCGGCGGCGGAGGGAGGTGCCGGTGGTGCCGCAGCGAGGCGCTGGACGACATGTGCTTCGGCGCAGCGGAGGCGTGGCGGCTCCCGAAGCAGGTCTTCTCCTGCGACCAGCCCGCCGGCGCCGCGCACGCCAGGAGATAG